One part of the Sciurus carolinensis chromosome 6, mSciCar1.2, whole genome shotgun sequence genome encodes these proteins:
- the Pwwp2a gene encoding PWWP domain-containing protein 2A isoform X3 has translation MAAVAAEAAATAASPGEGGAGEAEPEMEPIPGSEAGTDPLPVTATEASVPDGEADGQQSAPQADEPPLPPPPPPPGELARSPEAAGPELEAEEQLPDRVAEPAVAASQEGPDLPPSPAPLREQPTAPEEREDTPLPQPAAPALVPPAGGDSAVSQLIPGSEVRVTLDHIIEDALVVSFRLGEKLFSGVLMDLSKRFGPHGIPVTVFPKREYKDKPEARQLQSNTFQEGTEVKGEVNGAVPSDPSVPPPELGLAESLWTSKPPPLFHEGAPYPPPLFIRDTYNQSIPQPPPRKIKRPKRKMYREEPTSIMNAIKLRPRQVLCDKCKNSVVAEKKEIRKGSSASDSSKYEDKKRRNESVATVNKKLKTDHKVDGKSQNESQRRNAVVKVSGMAHSRGRVVRVSAQANASKAQLSTKKVLQSKNMDHAKAREVLKIAKEKAQKKQSETSTSKNAHSKVHFTRRYQNPSSGSLPPRVRLKPQRYRNEENDSSLKTGLEKMRSGKMAPKPQSRCTSTRSAAQRH, from the exons ATGGCGGCCGTGGCTGCAGAGGCGGCAGCGACTGCAGCGTCCCCCGGGGAGGGGGGCGCCGGCGAGGCCGAGCCGGAGATGGAGCCCATACCCGGCAGCGAGGCCGGCACTGACCCCCTCCCGGTCACGGCCACTGAAGCGTCTGTGCCGGACGGCGAGGCCGACGGGCAGCAGTCCGCTCCTCAGGCCGATGAGCCGCcgctcccgccgccgccgccgccgccagggGAGCTCGCCCGCAGCCCGGAGGCGGCGGGGCCGGAGCTGGAGGCTGAGGAGCAGCTGCCCGACCGGGTGGCGGAGCCTGCGGTCGCCGCGTCTCAAGAAGGGCCGGACCTTCCACCTTCCCCAGCGCCGCTTCGCGAGCAGCCCACGGCTCCCGAGGAGCGCGAGGACACGCCGCTGCCCCAGCCCGCAGCCCCGGCGCTGGTGCCGCCGGCGGGCGGGGACTCCGCGGTGTCGCAATTGATTCCCGGCTCCGAGGTGCGAGTCACTCTGGACCACATCATTGAGGACGCGCTCGTCGTATCGTTCCGCCTCGGAGAGAAGCTCTTCTCCGGGGTCCTCATGGATCTGTCCAAAAG gtTTGGGCCCCATGGGATCCCTGTGACAGTATTTCCTAAAAGGGAATATAAGGACAAACCGGAAGCCAGGCAGCTCCAAAGTAATACATTCCAAGAAGGGACAGAAGTCAAGGGTGAAGTGAATGGTGCTGTTCCCAGTGACCCTTCCGTCCCGCCTCCTGAGCTGGGCTTGGCTGAAAGCCTGTGGACTTCCAAACCTCCACCTCTCTTCCATGAAGGAGCACCTTATCCTCCCCCTTTGTTCATCAGGGACACATATAACCAATCAATACCTCAGCCACCTCCTCGGAAAATTAAGCGACCCAAACGAAAAATGTACCGGGAAGAACCCACTTCAATAATGAATGCTATTAAGCTGCGACCCAGACAAGTCCTCTGCGACAAGTGTAAAAACAGTGTTGTtgctgaaaaaaaggaaattagaaaaggtAGTAGTGCAAGTGACTCTTctaaatatgaagataaaaaacGGAGAAATGAAAGTGTAGCTACTGtgaacaaaaaactgaaaactgaCCATAAAGTGGATGGGAAAAGCCAAAACGAAAGCCAGAGGAGAAATGCGGTGGTGAAGGTCTCGGGCATGGCGCACAGCAGAGGCCGCGTGGTGCGAGTCTCGGCCCAGGCGAACGCGTCCAAGGCTCAGCTGAGTACTAAGAAGGTGCTCCAGAGCAAGAACATGGACCACGCGAAAGCTCGGGAGGTCCTGAAAATCGCCAAAGAGAAGGCACAGAAGAAGCAAAGCGAGACCTCGACTTCCAAAAACGCACATTCGAAAGTCCACTTCACCCGGCGCTACCAGAATCCTAGCTCAGGGTCCCTCCCGCCCCGGGTGCGGTTAAAACCGCAGCGGTACAGGAACGAAGAGAATGACTCTTCCCTGAAGACGGGACTCGAGAAAATGCGGAGTGGCAAGATGGCACCCAAGCCCCAGTCCCGCTGCACCTCCACCCGCTCAGCAG CACAAAGACATTAG
- the Pwwp2a gene encoding PWWP domain-containing protein 2A isoform X2 has translation MAAVAAEAAATAASPGEGGAGEAEPEMEPIPGSEAGTDPLPVTATEASVPDGEADGQQSAPQADEPPLPPPPPPPGELARSPEAAGPELEAEEQLPDRVAEPAVAASQEGPDLPPSPAPLREQPTAPEEREDTPLPQPAAPALVPPAGGDSAVSQLIPGSEVRVTLDHIIEDALVVSFRLGEKLFSGVLMDLSKRFGPHGIPVTVFPKREYKDKPEARQLQSNTFQEGTEVKGEVNGAVPSDPSVPPPELGLAESLWTSKPPPLFHEGAPYPPPLFIRDTYNQSIPQPPPRKIKRPKRKMYREEPTSIMNAIKLRPRQVLCDKCKNSVVAEKKEIRKGSSASDSSKYEDKKRRNESVATVNKKLKTDHKVDGKSQNESQRRNAVVKVSGMAHSRGRVVRVSAQANASKAQLSTKKVLQSKNMDHAKAREVLKIAKEKAQKKQSETSTSKNAHSKVHFTRRYQNPSSGSLPPRVRLKPQRYRNEENDSSLKTGLEKMRSGKMAPKPQSRCTSTRSAGLNKWQLLHQTVTSPAAPLQCLTDHCGFRLGALKLTVKRAAQRH, from the exons ATGGCGGCCGTGGCTGCAGAGGCGGCAGCGACTGCAGCGTCCCCCGGGGAGGGGGGCGCCGGCGAGGCCGAGCCGGAGATGGAGCCCATACCCGGCAGCGAGGCCGGCACTGACCCCCTCCCGGTCACGGCCACTGAAGCGTCTGTGCCGGACGGCGAGGCCGACGGGCAGCAGTCCGCTCCTCAGGCCGATGAGCCGCcgctcccgccgccgccgccgccgccagggGAGCTCGCCCGCAGCCCGGAGGCGGCGGGGCCGGAGCTGGAGGCTGAGGAGCAGCTGCCCGACCGGGTGGCGGAGCCTGCGGTCGCCGCGTCTCAAGAAGGGCCGGACCTTCCACCTTCCCCAGCGCCGCTTCGCGAGCAGCCCACGGCTCCCGAGGAGCGCGAGGACACGCCGCTGCCCCAGCCCGCAGCCCCGGCGCTGGTGCCGCCGGCGGGCGGGGACTCCGCGGTGTCGCAATTGATTCCCGGCTCCGAGGTGCGAGTCACTCTGGACCACATCATTGAGGACGCGCTCGTCGTATCGTTCCGCCTCGGAGAGAAGCTCTTCTCCGGGGTCCTCATGGATCTGTCCAAAAG gtTTGGGCCCCATGGGATCCCTGTGACAGTATTTCCTAAAAGGGAATATAAGGACAAACCGGAAGCCAGGCAGCTCCAAAGTAATACATTCCAAGAAGGGACAGAAGTCAAGGGTGAAGTGAATGGTGCTGTTCCCAGTGACCCTTCCGTCCCGCCTCCTGAGCTGGGCTTGGCTGAAAGCCTGTGGACTTCCAAACCTCCACCTCTCTTCCATGAAGGAGCACCTTATCCTCCCCCTTTGTTCATCAGGGACACATATAACCAATCAATACCTCAGCCACCTCCTCGGAAAATTAAGCGACCCAAACGAAAAATGTACCGGGAAGAACCCACTTCAATAATGAATGCTATTAAGCTGCGACCCAGACAAGTCCTCTGCGACAAGTGTAAAAACAGTGTTGTtgctgaaaaaaaggaaattagaaaaggtAGTAGTGCAAGTGACTCTTctaaatatgaagataaaaaacGGAGAAATGAAAGTGTAGCTACTGtgaacaaaaaactgaaaactgaCCATAAAGTGGATGGGAAAAGCCAAAACGAAAGCCAGAGGAGAAATGCGGTGGTGAAGGTCTCGGGCATGGCGCACAGCAGAGGCCGCGTGGTGCGAGTCTCGGCCCAGGCGAACGCGTCCAAGGCTCAGCTGAGTACTAAGAAGGTGCTCCAGAGCAAGAACATGGACCACGCGAAAGCTCGGGAGGTCCTGAAAATCGCCAAAGAGAAGGCACAGAAGAAGCAAAGCGAGACCTCGACTTCCAAAAACGCACATTCGAAAGTCCACTTCACCCGGCGCTACCAGAATCCTAGCTCAGGGTCCCTCCCGCCCCGGGTGCGGTTAAAACCGCAGCGGTACAGGAACGAAGAGAATGACTCTTCCCTGAAGACGGGACTCGAGAAAATGCGGAGTGGCAAGATGGCACCCAAGCCCCAGTCCCGCTGCACCTCCACCCGCTCAGCAG GTCTCAACAAATGGCAGCTATTACATCAGACAGTGACGAGTCCTGCTGCTCCCTTACAGTGTCTGACAGACCACTGTGGATTCAGACTGGGAGCATTGAAGTTAACAGTGAAACGGGCAG CACAAAGACATTAG
- the Pwwp2a gene encoding PWWP domain-containing protein 2A isoform X1, with translation MAAVAAEAAATAASPGEGGAGEAEPEMEPIPGSEAGTDPLPVTATEASVPDGEADGQQSAPQADEPPLPPPPPPPGELARSPEAAGPELEAEEQLPDRVAEPAVAASQEGPDLPPSPAPLREQPTAPEEREDTPLPQPAAPALVPPAGGDSAVSQLIPGSEVRVTLDHIIEDALVVSFRLGEKLFSGVLMDLSKRFGPHGIPVTVFPKREYKDKPEARQLQSNTFQEGTEVKGEVNGAVPSDPSVPPPELGLAESLWTSKPPPLFHEGAPYPPPLFIRDTYNQSIPQPPPRKIKRPKRKMYREEPTSIMNAIKLRPRQVLCDKCKNSVVAEKKEIRKGSSASDSSKYEDKKRRNESVATVNKKLKTDHKVDGKSQNESQRRNAVVKVSGMAHSRGRVVRVSAQANASKAQLSTKKVLQSKNMDHAKAREVLKIAKEKAQKKQSETSTSKNAHSKVHFTRRYQNPSSGSLPPRVRLKPQRYRNEENDSSLKTGLEKMRSGKMAPKPQSRCTSTRSAGEAPSENQSPSKGPEEASSGVQDTSEVPVPGEQDEPQTLGKKGSKSNISVYMTLNQKKSDSSSASVCSIESTDDLKSSNSECSSSESFDFPPGSMHAPSTSSTSSSSKEEKKLSNSLKMKIFSKNVSKCVTPDGRTICVGDIVWAKIYGFPWWPARILTITVSRKDNGLLVRQEARISWFGSPTTSFLALSQLSPFLENFQSRFNKKRKGLYRKAITEAAKAARQLTPEVRALLTQFET, from the exons ATGGCGGCCGTGGCTGCAGAGGCGGCAGCGACTGCAGCGTCCCCCGGGGAGGGGGGCGCCGGCGAGGCCGAGCCGGAGATGGAGCCCATACCCGGCAGCGAGGCCGGCACTGACCCCCTCCCGGTCACGGCCACTGAAGCGTCTGTGCCGGACGGCGAGGCCGACGGGCAGCAGTCCGCTCCTCAGGCCGATGAGCCGCcgctcccgccgccgccgccgccgccagggGAGCTCGCCCGCAGCCCGGAGGCGGCGGGGCCGGAGCTGGAGGCTGAGGAGCAGCTGCCCGACCGGGTGGCGGAGCCTGCGGTCGCCGCGTCTCAAGAAGGGCCGGACCTTCCACCTTCCCCAGCGCCGCTTCGCGAGCAGCCCACGGCTCCCGAGGAGCGCGAGGACACGCCGCTGCCCCAGCCCGCAGCCCCGGCGCTGGTGCCGCCGGCGGGCGGGGACTCCGCGGTGTCGCAATTGATTCCCGGCTCCGAGGTGCGAGTCACTCTGGACCACATCATTGAGGACGCGCTCGTCGTATCGTTCCGCCTCGGAGAGAAGCTCTTCTCCGGGGTCCTCATGGATCTGTCCAAAAG gtTTGGGCCCCATGGGATCCCTGTGACAGTATTTCCTAAAAGGGAATATAAGGACAAACCGGAAGCCAGGCAGCTCCAAAGTAATACATTCCAAGAAGGGACAGAAGTCAAGGGTGAAGTGAATGGTGCTGTTCCCAGTGACCCTTCCGTCCCGCCTCCTGAGCTGGGCTTGGCTGAAAGCCTGTGGACTTCCAAACCTCCACCTCTCTTCCATGAAGGAGCACCTTATCCTCCCCCTTTGTTCATCAGGGACACATATAACCAATCAATACCTCAGCCACCTCCTCGGAAAATTAAGCGACCCAAACGAAAAATGTACCGGGAAGAACCCACTTCAATAATGAATGCTATTAAGCTGCGACCCAGACAAGTCCTCTGCGACAAGTGTAAAAACAGTGTTGTtgctgaaaaaaaggaaattagaaaaggtAGTAGTGCAAGTGACTCTTctaaatatgaagataaaaaacGGAGAAATGAAAGTGTAGCTACTGtgaacaaaaaactgaaaactgaCCATAAAGTGGATGGGAAAAGCCAAAACGAAAGCCAGAGGAGAAATGCGGTGGTGAAGGTCTCGGGCATGGCGCACAGCAGAGGCCGCGTGGTGCGAGTCTCGGCCCAGGCGAACGCGTCCAAGGCTCAGCTGAGTACTAAGAAGGTGCTCCAGAGCAAGAACATGGACCACGCGAAAGCTCGGGAGGTCCTGAAAATCGCCAAAGAGAAGGCACAGAAGAAGCAAAGCGAGACCTCGACTTCCAAAAACGCACATTCGAAAGTCCACTTCACCCGGCGCTACCAGAATCCTAGCTCAGGGTCCCTCCCGCCCCGGGTGCGGTTAAAACCGCAGCGGTACAGGAACGAAGAGAATGACTCTTCCCTGAAGACGGGACTCGAGAAAATGCGGAGTGGCAAGATGGCACCCAAGCCCCAGTCCCGCTGCACCTCCACCCGCTCAGCAGGTGAGGCCCCTTCAGAAAATCAGAGTCCCTCAAAAGGCCCTGAAGAGGCCAGCAGTGGGGTTCAGGACACAAGTGAAGTGCCTGTACCTGGTGAGCAGGATGAACCACAGACATTGGGCAAAAAGGGCAGCAAAAGCAATATCTCTGTTTACATGACCCTAAATCAAAAGAAATCTGACTCTTCCAGTGCTTCAGTGTGTAGCATTGAGAGCACAGATGATTTGAAATCCTCCAACTCTGAGTGTAGCTCTTCTGAAAGCTTTGATTTTCCTCCAGGCAGTATGCATGCACCTTCcacctcctccacttcctcctcttcaaaggaagagaaaaagctcAGTAATTCcttgaaaatgaaaatcttttccaaaaacGTCTCTAAATGCGTCACACCAGATGGCAGGACCATATGCGTAGGGGACATTGTTTGGGCCAAGATATATGGCTTCCCTTGGTGGCCAGCCCGTATTCTTACTATAACTGTGAGCCGGAAAGATAACGGCCTTTTAGTCCGACAGGAGGCCCGTATTTCATGGTTTGGGTCTCCAACAACATCTTTCCTTGCTCTTTCGCAACTCTCCCCCTTTTTAGAAAACTTCCAGTCACGCTTTAATAAGAAGAGAAAGGGCCTGTATCGCAAGGCTATCACAGAGGCGGCTAAGGCTGCCAGGCAGCTGACCCCTGAAGTGCGGGCTCTGTTGACACAGTTTGAAACGTGA